The Miscanthus floridulus cultivar M001 chromosome 7, ASM1932011v1, whole genome shotgun sequence genome includes a region encoding these proteins:
- the LOC136464331 gene encoding uncharacterized protein isoform X2, which translates to MEDHVDAYGRSKSVAEQLVLKSNGRPAKSDKSTRLYTCAIRPAAIYGPGEERHLPRILSLAKLGLAFFKIGGPDVKTDWVYIDNLVLALILASMGLLDDIPDRKGTPVAAGQAYFICDD; encoded by the exons ATGGAAGACCATGTTGATGCTTATGGGCGCAGCAAATCAGTTGCTGAACAGTTGGTACTGAAGAGTAATGGGCGGCCAGCTAA GAGTGATAAAAGTACTCGTCTTTATACATGTGCAATTCGCCCTGCGGCTATATATGGACCAGGTGAAGAGCGTCATCTTCCAAGAATCCTGTCCCTTGCAAAGTTGGGAttagcattcttcaagattggGGGCCCAGATGTCAAGACAGATTGGGTGTATATAGATAATTTAGTTCTTGCTCTGATATTGGCAAGCATGGGACTTTTAGATGACATTCCTGACAGGAAGGGAACCCCTGTAGCAGCTGGTCAGGCGTATTTCATCTGCGACG ATTAG
- the LOC136464331 gene encoding uncharacterized protein isoform X1 → MEDHVDAYGRSKSVAEQLVLKSNGRPAKSDKSTRLYTCAIRPAAIYGPGEERHLPRILSLAKLGLAFFKIGGPDVKTDWVYIDNLVLALILASMGLLDDIPDRKGTPVAAGQAYFICDGSPCNTFDFIIKPLFQSLDYSIPQVTLDTSVALAISRIFLFISTLFYPWLDSKWMPQPLILPAEVYKVGVTHYFSFLKAREELGYVPMVRPHEGLAATISYWKNRKRRELDGPTIFTWLAVTIGILAVFSAACLPPVGPLKWVLDIHLFVFRSMLVIRLVLVIAIALHFGEALYAWFLAKKVDPRNATGWFWQTFALGFFFLRYLLKRARG, encoded by the exons ATGGAAGACCATGTTGATGCTTATGGGCGCAGCAAATCAGTTGCTGAACAGTTGGTACTGAAGAGTAATGGGCGGCCAGCTAA GAGTGATAAAAGTACTCGTCTTTATACATGTGCAATTCGCCCTGCGGCTATATATGGACCAGGTGAAGAGCGTCATCTTCCAAGAATCCTGTCCCTTGCAAAGTTGGGAttagcattcttcaagattggGGGCCCAGATGTCAAGACAGATTGGGTGTATATAGATAATTTAGTTCTTGCTCTGATATTGGCAAGCATGGGACTTTTAGATGACATTCCTGACAGGAAGGGAACCCCTGTAGCAGCTGGTCAGGCGTATTTCATCTGCGACG GATCACCATGCAATACTTTTGACTTTATCATCAAGCCCTTATTTCAAAGTTTGGATTATTCCATTCCTCAAGTGACGCTGGATACCTCTGTTGCCCTTGCCATTTCAAGAATATTTTTATTCATATCTACACTGTTCTATCCATGGCTTGATAGTAAATGGATGCCTCAGCCTTTAATTCTCCCTGCTGAAGTGTATAAG GTTGGTGTTACACACTACTTTTCGTTCTTGAAAGCTAGAGAGGAACTCGGCTATGTACCTATGGTGAGGCCTCACGAAGGCTTAGCTGCGACAATCTCATATTGGAAGAACCGGAAGAGAAGGGAACTGGATGGCCCGACCATATTTACTTGGTTGGCTGTAACAATTGGAATACTGGCTGTGTTTTCTGCTGCTTGTCTTCCACCAGTCGGCCCATTGAAATGGGTGCTTGACATCCATCTGTTTGTTTTTCGCTCGATGCTTGTGATCCGGCTGGTCTTGGTGATAGCAATTGCATTGCATTTTGGCGAAGCCTTGTATGCCTGGTTCTTGGCGAAAAAGGTTGATCCAAGGAATGCCACTGGGTGGTTTTGGCAAACCTTTGCTCTAGGGTTCTTTTTTCTCCGGTATCTTCTCAAGAGAGCCAGAGGGTGA
- the LOC136464333 gene encoding uncharacterized protein translates to MATILENIQKARFLPTRPLKDELPTFQGGGGGKEDSHLMGLRKRLSSFSGKIQPISSATAEWAFRRSKSAPSLGAAFATGGGSLRQWWQWGVGWLLSKKPGFAGDLEMNEEEVAALGRQSRGSWGHILYKMRSGVRRLVMSTHSLPTTHKQSSLPSSAAAVHNVQCKPAAAFAYAQRQSFHHTSHAMAH, encoded by the coding sequence ATGGCCACCATCCTGGAGAACATCCAGAAGGCGAGGTTCCTGCCGACCAGGCCGCTGAAGGACGAGCTGCCCACCTTccagggcggcggtggtggcaaggAGGACAGCCACCTCATGGGCCTGAGGAAGCGGCTGTCCTCCTTCTCGGGCAAGATCCAGCCCATCTCCTCCGCGACGGCCGAGTGGGCGTTCCGGCGCTCCAAGTCGGCGCCTTCCCTCGGCGCCGCGTTCGCCACGGGAGGCGGCTCCCTGAGGCAGTGGTGGCAGTGGGGCGTCGGTTGGCTCCTCTCCAAGAAGCCCGGCTTCGCGGGGGACCTCGAGATGAacgaggaggaggtcgccgcgTTGGGCCGCCAGAGCAGGGGCAGCTGGGGCCACATCCTCTACAAGATGCGCTCCGGCGTCCGGCGGCTCGTCATGTCCACGCACTCGCTCCCCACCACGCACAAGCAGTCGTCCCTgccgtcgtcggcggcggcggtgcacaACGTCCAGTGCAAGCCGGCGGCGGCGTTCGCCTACGCGCAGCGGCAGAGCTTCCACCACACCAGCCACGCCATGGCGCACTAA
- the LOC136466090 gene encoding uncharacterized protein, producing the protein MDPQAEAGAATVLGADPAALTALLVDLTASANEARSRAEQQFHALRGSHPDTLALSLAHLLLSPAHPSAPIAAVLLRRLIAPSSQSFVYLVLSPATQSSLHALLLSAASTPTLPRSVSRKLSDAVVELASFLLPANAWPDLLSFLYKSIDSPSSLPGLQESALNILACKASHLAASFPNLHGLLLAALSHSSSADVCVAGLNTTISLIQSLPSAAIVRAPRPTPVAARAVLREEQG; encoded by the coding sequence ATGGATCCACAGGCGGAGGCGGGCGCGGCGACGGTGCTGGGCGCTGACCCGGCGGCGCTAACGGCGCTGCTGGTGGACCTCACCGCCTCGGCCAACGAGGCACGGTCGCGGGCGGAGCAGCAGTTCCACGCCCTTCGTGGGTCCCACCCGGACACGCTCGCGCTGAGCCTCGCGCACCTGCTGCTCTCCCCGGCGCACCCCTCCGCGCCCATCGCCGCCGTGCTGCTACGCCGCCTCATCGCCCCATCATCCCAGTCCTTCGTCTACCTCGTGCTGTCGCCCGCCACGCAGTCCTCGCTCCACGCGCTGCTCCTCTCGGCCGCCTCCACGCCTACGCTCCCTAGGTCCGTCTCTAGGAAGCTCTCcgacgccgtcgtcgagctcgcctCCTTCCTCCTGCCCGCCAACGCGTGGCCAGACCTACTCAGTTTCCTGTACAAGTCCATCGATTCCCCGTCCTCCCTGCCGGGACTGCAGGAGTCGGCGCTCAACATCCTAGCTTGCAAGGCCTCCCACCTTGCAGCCAGCTTTCCCAACCTCCACGGGCTCCTCCTCGCCGCGCTCTCCCACTCTTCTTCCGCCGACGTGTGCGTTGCAGGGCTCAACACGACCATCAGCCTCATCCAGTCCCTTCCTTCTGCCGCCATAGTGCGGGCACCCCGCCCCACCCCCGTGGCTGCGCGGGCCGTCCTGCGAGAAGAGCAGGGCTAG
- the LOC136467615 gene encoding uncharacterized protein has product MAKGGGGQREGSALKTAVIVAGGLALAWVTVETAFRPFMDRLRAAVSRSTDTARDPDQEEAPAPAAAAEAEEEKAPAPAEPSAPPAPAEVEEKVDELEEKVEEAAAAAAEGRVKGMAT; this is encoded by the coding sequence ATGGCGAAGGGAGGTGGAGGCCAGCGCGAGGGTAGCGCCCTGAAGACGGCGGTGATCGTCGCCGGGGGGCTCGCGCTCGCATGGGTCACAGTGGAGACCGCCTTCAGGCCCTTCATGGACCGCCTCCGCGCCGCCGTCTCCCGCTCCACCGACACCGCCCGCGACCCCGACCAGGAGGAGGCCCCAGCGCCTGCCGCTGCGGCCGAGGCGGAGGAGGAGAAGGCGCCCGCACCAGCGGAGCCGTCCGCGCCGCCGGCcccggccgaggtggaggagaagGTGGACGAGTTGGAGGAGAAGGTggaggaggccgccgccgccgccgccgaaggcCGAGTGAAGGGGATGGCGACATGA